In Citrus sinensis cultivar Valencia sweet orange chromosome 4, DVS_A1.0, whole genome shotgun sequence, one DNA window encodes the following:
- the LOC102611601 gene encoding monocopper oxidase-like protein SKU5: MAFSGVSVIKFAYILGMLRAIANAEDIFLEWHVAIDTSIRPVFADQPVITINGMFPGPLINCSTDDMIHVNVFNKMDEPLLFTWNGIQQRLNSWQDGVSGTNCPIQPGTNWTYVFQTKDQIGSFFYFPSINFQKAGGGFGPIRINNRIAINVPFPKPEAEFDLLIGDWYQESYKEIRSKMKKMQWAYFIPPDWMLMNGKVSLMNPNTTEHESFTVTKGKTYRFRISNVGTAWSFNFRIQNHRMVLVETEGSYTNKIKLDSLDVHVGQSYSVLVTADKNPADYYIVASPKLSHADANSSIYGVAVLHYDNSTTPPIGIPPKGLDPFNLQLSIDQAKDIRWNLTTGAARPNPQGTFNVTNVTLSQTFILQGSLAGIDGAPLYTVNNVSYLTPETPLKLADQFANGSGVYELDKFPVNASNIDAIRGVFVATGIHRGWIEIVLKNELEVIDSWHLDGFGFYTVGYGIGDWNPQLRSRYNLYDPVVRSTVQIYPGAWTAVYAYLDNPGMWNLRSQLLKNWHLGQELYVRVYDADPNPNKERPPPENLLLCGNFEPPPAPPTPSAPSPKDPSKGSATSQQVAWFKILTIYIATALFIGQ, encoded by the exons ATGGCGTTTTCCGGAGTCAGTGTAATCAAATTTGCATACATCCTGGGGATGCTGAGGGCAATAGCTAATGCTGAGGACATTTTCCTGGAATGGCATGTCGCGATTGACACGAGTATCAGACCAGTTTTTGCAGATCAACCG GTTATTACTATCAATGGAATGTTTCCAGGCCCTCTTATCAACTGTTCAACCGACGATATGATTCATGTCAATGTGTTCAACAAAATGGATGAGCCTCTACTCTTTACATg GAACGGAATACAACAGAGATTAAACTCATGGCAAGATGGAGTTTCAGGCACAAACTGTCCAATTCAACCCGGAACCAATTGGACTTATGTGTTTCAAACCAAGGATCAAATTGGTAGCTTTTTTTACTTCCCTTCAATCAACTTTCAAAAAGCTGGAGGTGGGTTTGGTCCAATTCGGATTAACAATCGCATTGCGATCAATGTACCTTTCCCAAAACCTGAGGCAGAGTTTGATCTTCTCATTGGTGATTGGTACCAGGAAAGCTACaag GAAATTAGgtcaaagatgaaaaaaatgcaATGGGCTTACTTCATTCCCCCTGATTGGATGCTAATGAATGGAAAAGTTTCGTTAATGAATCCCAACACAACAGAGCACGAGTCTTTCACTGTTACAAAAG GAAAAACGTATCGATTCAGGATATCAAATGTGGGGACAGCATGGAGTTTCAATTTCAGGATTCAGAACCATCGGATGGTGTTGGTTGAAACAGAAGGATCATACACCAATAAGATAAAGTTGGATTCATTAGACGTGCACGTTGGGCAGTCTTACTCTGTGCTCGTCACAGCAGACAAGAACCCAGCTGATTATTATATTGTGGCAAGTCCAAAACTGTCCCATGCTGATGCAAATAGTAGTATTTACGGTGTTGCGGTGCTACACTATGATAACTCTACCACTCCACCCATTGGGATTCCTCCAAAAGGGCTCGATCCGTTTAATCTGCAATTGTCCATCGATCAAGCCAAGGACATTAG GTGGAATTTGACAACAGGTGCGGCAAGGCCCAATCCACAAGGAACGTTCAATGTAACAAATGTGACACTATCACAGACCTTCATCCTCCAAGGCTCATTAGCTGGAATTGATGGGGCACCTCTGTACACAGTCAACAATGTCTCTTATCTCACACCAGAGACTCCATTGAAGCTTGCTGATCAGTTTGCCAATGGTTCTGGTGTTTACGAACTCGATAAATTCCCCGTTAATGCCTCGAATATTGATGCAATACGCGGTGTATTTGTTGCTACGGGAATCCATAGAGGGTGGATTGAAATTGTGCTCAAGAACGAACTGGAAGTTATTGATTCCTGGCACTTGGATGGTTTTGGATTTTATACTGTCGG ATATGGTATCGGCGACTGGAATCCTCAACTACGTTCTAGATACAATCTTTATGATCCCGTTGTTCGTTCCACTGTTCAG ATTTATCCTGGAGCATGGACAGCAGTATATGCATATCTTGATAATCCAGGAATGTGGAATTTGAGATCACAGCTCCTGAAAAATTGGCACTTGGGTCAAGAACTCTACGTTAGAGTTTACGATGCCGATCCCAATCCCAACAAGGAGCGGCCGCCGCCAGAAAATCTTCTCCTGTGTG GGAACTTCGAACCTCCTCCGGCACCCCCAACACCTTCAGCTCCTTCACCCAAAGACCCCTCCAAGGGTAGTGCAACATCTCAACAAGTGGCAtg GTTTAAGATTCTTACTATCTACATTGCAACGGCGCTATTTATTGGTCAATAA
- the LOC102611310 gene encoding monocopper oxidase-like protein SKU5 encodes MAFAGKHSLLIPCAALLAIFIAGANGIDIFLEWDVAADTTIKPLSVDQPVITINGMFPGPLINSTTNDFVHVNVFNNLDEPLLFTWNGIQQRLNSWQDGVSGTNCPILPRKNWTYVFQVKDQIGSFFYFPSINFQKAGGGFGPIRVNNRIVISVPFPKPEAEFDLLIGDWFYDDYKKTRSMANTSLTAYNAIPDVILMNGKGPFGYQMTREPESFTVTKGMTYRFRISNVGSVFSFNFRIQNHKMVLVETEGSYTNQITLRSLDVHVGQSYSVLVTADQNEADYYIVASPKLISTNDSSNLVGLGVLHYSNSKSQVTGPLPIGPDPFDLDFSMNQAKSVRWNLTAGAARPNPQGTFNVSNVTLSQTFILQGSKAEISGWPRYVINNVSYLTLETPLKLADYFVNGSGVYQLDWFPTNSVNDEATRGVSVVTGNHKGWIELVFNNNLDVIDSWHLDGFGFHVVGFGIGEWAPESRSTYNLFDPVVRSTVQVYPGGWTAVYAFLDNPGMWNLRSQLLQNWFLGQELYIRVHNSDPNPAKERPPPENLLLCGIFDGSNRTVSAPAPAP; translated from the exons ATGGCCTTTGCCGGCAAGCATAGTTTGCTAATCCCATGTGCAGCATTGCTTGCAATCTTCATCGCTGGTGCTAATGGCATCGACATCTTTCTGGAATGGGATGTGGCCGCTGACACCACTATCAAACCTTTGTCAGTTGATCAGCCT GTCATTACCATCAATGGGATGTTCCCTGGACCCCTTATCAATTCAACAACCAATGATTTTGTCCACGTAAATGTTTTTAACAATCTGGATGAGCCTCTACTCTTCACATG GAATGGCATACAGCAAAGGCTAAACTCATGGCAAGATGGAGTTTCGGGCACCAACTGCCCAATTCTACCCCGTAAGAACTGGACTTATGTTTTTCAAGTCAAGGATCAAATTGGCAGCTTTTTCTACTTCCCCTCCATTAATTTCCAAAAAGCTGGTGGAGGATTTGGGCCAATTCGAGTCAATAATCGCATAGTCATTTCTGTCCCCTTCCCCAAACCAGAAGCTGAATTTGATCTTCTCATTGGTGACTGGTTTTATGATGACTACAAG AAAACAAGATCAATGGCGAACACTTCACTTACGGCTTACAATGCTATTCCTGATGTTATTCTGATGAATGGAAAAGGTCCTTTCGGATACCAAATGACAAGAGAGCCTGAGTCCTTCACGGTTACAAAAG GGATGACTTATAGGTTCAGGATATCAAATGTGGGGAGTGTATTTAGTTTCAACTTCAGGATTCAGAATCATAAGATGGTGTTGGTTGAAACAGAAGGGTCTTACACCAACCAGATCACATTGCGTTCTCTCGATGTGCACGTTGGCCAGTCCTACTCTGTTCTAGTCACAGCAGATCAAAATGAAGCCGATTATTACATAGTTGCAAGTCCTAAATTGATCAGCACAAATGATTCTAGCAATCTTGTTGGTCTAGGAGTGCTTCACTATTCGAATTCCAAATCTCAAGTTACTGGCCCTCTTCCAATTGGTCCTGATCCATTTGATCTAGACTTTTCAATGAATCAAGCCAAGTCTGTGAG ATGGAACTTGACAGCAGGAGCAGCAAGGCCTAACCCGCAAGGAACTTTTAATGTATCAAATGTGACATTATCACAAACCTTCATTCTCCAAGGCTCAAAAGCTGAGATTAGTGGCTGGCCGCGTTATGTCATTAACAATGTCTCTTATCTTACTTTAGAAACTCCATTGAAGCTTGCAGATTACTTTGTCAATGGTTCAGGCGTCTACCAACTTGACTGGTTCCCCACGAATTCTGTCAACGATGAAGCTACACGTGGAGTTTCCGTTGTTACTGGGAATCACAAAGGCTGGATAGAACTTGTTTTTAACAACAATTTGGATGTGATTGATTCTTGGCATTTGGATGGTTTTGGTTTCCATGTTGTTGG GTTTGGCATTGGAGAGTGGGCACCAGAATCACGCAGCACATACAATCTTTTTGATCCTGTTGTCCGCTCCACGGTGCAAGTCTATCCTGGAGGATGGACTGCAGTTTATGCATTTCTCGACAATCCTGGAATGTGGAATTTGAGATCGCAGCTCCTGCAAAATTGGTTTTTAGGCCAAGAACTCTACATCAGAGTTCACAATTCTGATCCTAATCCTGCCAAGGAGCGGCCGCCCCCTGAAAATCTGTTACTATGTG GAATTTTTGATGGTTCTAATAGAACTGTTAGCGCACCAGCACCAGCTCCATAA